In the genome of Solibacillus silvestris, one region contains:
- a CDS encoding transcriptional regulator, producing the protein MVNIKDVAKVANLSVATVSRYLNQNGYVSKNSSERIEQAIRELDYKPSSVARSLSKKQSNIIGLIVPDIKNPYFPELARAVEDMAWSYGYTVVLCNSDDQIEKELLYLERLSQTYVAGLIVATSLLDPSVYLSINTPIVALDRIIDATVPTVATDNQKGARLGGEYLLTNGARNLLCIGGPHGLKTADDRLTGFLEATDKHGLDPIVITSSFDFKVAAKAIEQCLAINPQIDGIFASSDTLAIAALHIAHKLGKRVPEELQIVGFDGIALGEMVSPPLTTVGQDLYKMGTAAATMLIEQIEGKEIKQTVLNIDPQLIVRGTTRKEAAK; encoded by the coding sequence ATGGTTAACATTAAAGATGTAGCAAAGGTTGCAAATCTTTCTGTAGCAACAGTATCACGCTACTTAAACCAAAATGGTTATGTCAGTAAAAATTCATCAGAACGTATTGAACAGGCAATTCGTGAGCTGGATTATAAACCAAGCAGCGTTGCACGTTCATTAAGTAAAAAACAATCCAATATTATTGGCCTTATAGTTCCTGATATAAAAAATCCGTATTTTCCAGAATTGGCGCGTGCTGTGGAAGACATGGCATGGTCTTATGGCTATACAGTTGTTCTTTGTAATTCAGACGACCAAATAGAAAAGGAATTGTTATATTTAGAGCGCTTATCACAAACTTATGTTGCCGGCTTAATTGTGGCAACAAGCTTATTAGATCCCTCTGTATATCTATCCATCAATACACCAATAGTTGCCCTTGACCGAATAATCGATGCAACTGTCCCGACCGTGGCAACCGATAACCAAAAAGGAGCAAGGCTTGGGGGTGAGTACTTACTCACAAATGGTGCGAGAAATTTATTATGTATAGGTGGTCCACACGGTTTAAAAACGGCGGATGACCGTCTTACAGGGTTTCTAGAAGCTACGGATAAACATGGATTAGATCCAATAGTTATAACATCGTCATTTGATTTTAAAGTTGCTGCTAAAGCGATTGAACAGTGTTTAGCAATAAATCCGCAGATTGATGGTATTTTTGCAAGCAGCGATACATTAGCCATTGCTGCACTTCACATTGCACATAAGCTTGGCAAGCGCGTACCAGAAGAACTGCAAATTGTTGGCTTTGATGGTATTGCGCTCGGTGAGATGGTATCACCGCCTTTAACAACGGTCGGTCAGGATTTATACAAGATGGGTACTGCAGCCGCAACGATGTTAATCGAACAGATTGAAGGCAAAGAAATAAAACAAACGGTATTAAATATAGATCCGCAATTAATTGTGCGAGGGACGACAAGAAAGGAAGCTGCAAAATGA
- a CDS encoding ribokinase yields MITVIGSINMDLVVQMDVFPKKGETVLGSLFTTVPGGKGANQAVAAARLGSQVKMLGAVGSDSFGTELRANLNEENIDTSLVMNTSGATGIANILLHESDNRIVVVPGANSKVSPEVIASAKTVIENSQLVVMQLEIPVETIKYSLNLCKELQVPVLFNPAPAANFDIEWMPYIKYLTPNETECALLFGDDVEAALEKYPNQLIVTLGEDGARYFDGTKHVHVKGFNTTAVDTTGAGDTFNGAFAHAITNGQSIEEAVFFANIAASLSVEKFGAQGGMPKLEDVIVRKEGAK; encoded by the coding sequence ATGATAACGGTAATTGGAAGTATCAATATGGACTTAGTCGTTCAAATGGATGTATTCCCCAAAAAAGGGGAAACCGTTTTAGGGAGCTTATTTACAACAGTTCCAGGCGGAAAAGGTGCGAATCAGGCAGTAGCAGCTGCACGTTTAGGCAGCCAAGTAAAAATGTTAGGCGCTGTCGGCTCGGATAGCTTCGGTACGGAACTCCGTGCGAACCTGAATGAAGAAAATATAGATACGAGCTTAGTTATGAATACAAGTGGTGCTACAGGCATTGCAAATATTTTACTCCACGAATCGGACAACCGTATTGTCGTTGTACCAGGCGCCAACTCTAAAGTATCTCCAGAAGTGATTGCTTCTGCAAAAACTGTTATTGAAAATAGTCAGTTAGTTGTAATGCAGCTTGAAATTCCAGTAGAAACAATAAAGTATAGCCTGAATTTATGTAAAGAGCTTCAAGTACCAGTACTATTTAATCCCGCTCCAGCAGCAAACTTCGACATTGAATGGATGCCGTATATTAAGTACTTAACACCGAACGAAACTGAATGTGCCCTACTATTTGGAGATGATGTTGAAGCAGCATTGGAAAAATATCCGAATCAGTTAATTGTGACATTAGGTGAAGATGGTGCACGCTACTTTGATGGGACAAAACATGTACATGTAAAAGGGTTCAACACAACAGCTGTCGATACGACAGGTGCCGGTGATACATTTAACGGTGCCTTTGCACATGCTATTACAAACGGTCAATCGATTGAAGAAGCAGTATTTTTTGCGAATATAGCAGCGTCATTGTCCGTTGAAAAATTTGGAGCCCAAGGTGGGATGCCAAAATTAGAAGATGTAATTGTTCGAAAGGAAGGCGCAAAATGA
- a CDS encoding D-ribose pyranase: MKKQGILNRELAGIFARLGHTDKIVIADCGLPIPDGVTCIDLAYKLGEPGFIPILEVVLEDLKVEHSYLAEEIKTANETIHSSILQKVEPVTYISHDQFKKMSSEAKVIIRTGEITPYANIMLQSGVIF; the protein is encoded by the coding sequence ATGAAAAAACAAGGCATTTTAAACCGGGAATTAGCCGGTATATTTGCACGTTTAGGTCATACTGACAAAATTGTTATTGCCGATTGCGGCTTACCAATTCCGGACGGTGTTACATGTATCGATTTAGCATACAAACTGGGAGAACCAGGATTTATCCCGATTTTAGAAGTTGTTCTAGAAGATTTAAAAGTAGAACATAGTTACTTAGCTGAAGAAATAAAAACTGCTAACGAAACTATTCATTCTTCTATATTGCAAAAAGTGGAACCGGTTACATATATATCCCACGATCAATTCAAGAAGATGTCGAGCGAAGCAAAGGTCATTATTCGTACAGGTGAAATAACACCATACGCCAATATCATGCTACAAAGCGGCGTAATTTTTTAA
- a CDS encoding D-ribose transporter ATP-binding protein (with RbsBCD acts to import ribose into the cell; RbsA contains 2 ATP-binding domain), whose product MIEMKGIRKAFNGNVVLNNVEFTLLNGEIHALMGENGAGKSTMMKILAGIYSRDNGDVLVDGQSYTFTSAKDAESLGIHVIHQELNILPHLSVAENLFLGKEKTVGRTGLLRTREMNKEAQTLLAKLGLHIDVRQPAGSLSVGKQQLIEIAKAINSEAKYIVMDEPTAALTDREIETLFETIRELKAKGISFVYISHRMEEIFAICDRITILRDGEYVGVREIPKTTFDEIVKMMVGRELGERYPSRNAKIGDIALEVKGLTCPAVCKDINFQIRKGEILAFAGLMGAGRTEVAQAIFGNLKKSKGDIFIHGEKVSIKNPIQAMKYGIGFVTEDRKTEGLVLDFSIKENMFLTNLKTIAKSGFIQPQQEESHAAKYIEQLNIRCSDATQAVGSLSGGNQQKVVIAKWLSTKPDILILDEPTRGVDIGAKKEIYSIMNQLAEQGVAILMISSELTEVLGMADRVMIMHEGRQTAILDNVDLTQETIMHYATGGEEVVKN is encoded by the coding sequence ATGATTGAAATGAAGGGCATAAGAAAGGCATTCAATGGAAACGTCGTTTTAAACAATGTTGAGTTCACCCTGTTAAACGGGGAAATCCATGCCTTAATGGGTGAGAATGGTGCCGGTAAATCAACAATGATGAAAATTTTGGCCGGCATCTACTCGCGTGATAATGGTGACGTGCTAGTTGACGGTCAGTCGTATACATTTACTTCAGCAAAAGACGCAGAAAGTTTAGGCATTCACGTAATTCATCAAGAATTAAATATTCTGCCGCATTTATCGGTAGCGGAAAACTTATTTTTAGGGAAAGAAAAAACAGTCGGTCGTACAGGATTACTGCGTACCCGTGAAATGAATAAAGAAGCACAGACACTATTAGCAAAACTCGGTTTGCATATTGATGTTCGCCAGCCTGCCGGTTCGCTATCTGTCGGAAAACAACAGCTGATTGAAATTGCCAAAGCAATTAATTCAGAAGCAAAATATATCGTAATGGATGAACCGACAGCTGCCCTTACAGATCGTGAAATTGAAACACTTTTTGAAACGATTAGAGAACTAAAAGCAAAAGGTATTTCGTTTGTCTATATTTCACATCGTATGGAAGAGATTTTTGCAATTTGTGATCGTATTACAATTTTACGTGATGGCGAGTATGTTGGTGTTCGTGAAATTCCAAAAACAACTTTTGATGAAATTGTAAAAATGATGGTCGGACGTGAACTTGGTGAACGTTATCCAAGCCGTAATGCAAAAATTGGGGACATTGCTTTAGAAGTAAAAGGGCTAACATGTCCCGCGGTATGCAAAGATATTAACTTCCAGATTCGTAAAGGGGAAATCTTAGCGTTTGCAGGTTTAATGGGCGCAGGCCGTACAGAAGTGGCACAGGCCATTTTCGGTAACCTTAAAAAGTCCAAAGGGGATATTTTCATCCATGGGGAAAAGGTGTCGATTAAAAACCCAATTCAAGCAATGAAGTACGGAATTGGCTTTGTAACGGAAGACCGTAAAACAGAAGGTCTTGTACTAGATTTTTCAATTAAGGAAAATATGTTTTTAACAAACTTGAAAACAATTGCAAAAAGCGGCTTTATTCAACCACAACAAGAGGAATCACATGCTGCAAAATATATTGAGCAGTTAAATATTCGCTGCAGTGATGCGACACAGGCTGTCGGCTCACTAAGCGGCGGTAATCAGCAGAAAGTAGTTATTGCGAAATGGTTAAGTACAAAACCGGATATTTTAATCTTGGACGAACCGACTCGCGGTGTTGATATCGGTGCAAAAAAAGAAATCTACTCGATTATGAATCAGTTAGCCGAGCAAGGTGTAGCCATTTTAATGATTTCCTCAGAGCTAACGGAAGTGTTAGGTATGGCGGACCGTGTAATGATCATGCACGAAGGACGTCAAACAGCTATTTTAGACAACGTTGACTTAACACAAGAAACTATTATGCATTACGCAACAGGAGGAGAAGAAGTTGTTAAAAACTAG
- the rbsC gene encoding ribose ABC transporter permease (functions to transport ribose at high affinity; forms a complex with RbsA2C2B): MLKTSSKEMLGKLGPLLGLFLIVIVITILNPSFMTTDNILNILRQVSISALIAFGMTFVILTGGIDLSVGSTLALTGAVAATMLASGIDPVLTILAALILGAILGAVNGVIIAKGKVAPFIATLATMTIYRGLTLVYTDGRPVSDLGNEITFQMLGKGYFFGIPVPVCTMILAFIALYVIMHKTTFGRRVYAVGGNEAASKLSGINVDRVKIAVYSLTGMLAALSALILTSRLNSAQPTAGTSYELDAIAAVVLGGTSLTGGKGWIFGTLVGALIIGVLNNGLNLIGVSSFFQQVVKGIVILIAVLIDRKKTA; this comes from the coding sequence TTGTTAAAAACTAGCTCAAAAGAAATGTTAGGAAAGCTAGGTCCTCTCTTAGGATTATTTCTAATTGTAATTGTCATTACGATTTTAAATCCAAGCTTTATGACAACAGATAATATTTTAAATATTTTACGTCAAGTATCGATTAGTGCGCTCATTGCATTCGGTATGACTTTTGTTATTTTAACCGGCGGCATCGATTTATCGGTTGGCTCGACATTAGCCCTTACAGGAGCAGTTGCTGCCACAATGCTTGCTTCAGGAATAGATCCTGTGTTAACGATTCTTGCGGCCTTAATATTAGGGGCCATTCTTGGTGCTGTAAATGGTGTCATCATTGCAAAAGGAAAAGTAGCACCATTCATCGCAACATTGGCAACAATGACAATTTACCGTGGATTAACGTTAGTGTATACGGATGGTCGCCCTGTTTCTGACTTAGGAAATGAAATTACATTCCAGATGTTAGGTAAAGGATACTTCTTCGGTATTCCAGTTCCAGTATGTACAATGATTCTAGCTTTCATTGCGTTATATGTAATTATGCATAAAACAACATTCGGTCGCCGTGTTTATGCAGTAGGCGGCAATGAAGCGGCTTCTAAATTATCAGGAATCAATGTGGACCGTGTAAAAATTGCTGTATACTCATTAACTGGTATGTTAGCAGCTTTATCCGCACTGATTTTAACATCTCGTCTAAACTCTGCACAGCCAACAGCAGGTACATCTTATGAGTTGGATGCAATTGCAGCAGTTGTTTTAGGTGGGACAAGTTTAACAGGCGGTAAAGGCTGGATTTTCGGTACATTAGTAGGTGCCTTAATTATCGGAGTATTGAATAACGGCTTGAACTTAATCGGCGTTTCTTCATTCTTCCAGCAAGTTGTAAAAGGGATTGTTATTTTAATCGCGGTGTTAATTGACCGTAAAAAAACAGCGTAG
- a CDS encoding D-ribose ABC transporter substrate-binding protein (periplasmic substrate-binding component of the ATP-dependent ribose transport system), with protein MKKQLILLMALLATVMLSACSVKPGFSLEPSFGTSATSTKGSNDTLTIGLSISTLNNPFFVTLSENAEAKARELGVNTTIVDAQDNASKQASDIEDLIQQNVDLIIINPVDSVAVATAVESANALNIPVITVDRSSEGGEVVSHIASDNVAGGKLAGEYITKLVGEGAKVVELEGVAGSSAARDRGQGFNEAVTGILDVVAKQTANFNRSEGLTVMENILQSNPDVTAVFAHNDEMALGAQEAISASGKKIVVVGFDATDDAVAAVKAGNLAATVAQKPDEIGKIAMETAIAYLNGETVEEVIPVNLDLITK; from the coding sequence GTGAAAAAACAATTAATATTATTAATGGCACTTTTGGCCACTGTGATGCTATCGGCTTGTTCGGTAAAACCTGGCTTCTCTTTGGAACCTTCTTTCGGAACATCTGCCACATCTACAAAAGGCAGTAATGATACATTGACAATCGGTTTATCGATTTCAACTTTAAATAATCCATTTTTCGTGACGCTAAGTGAAAATGCGGAAGCAAAAGCAAGAGAACTTGGTGTAAATACAACGATTGTAGATGCCCAAGATAATGCGTCTAAACAAGCTTCCGATATTGAAGATTTAATCCAGCAAAATGTTGATTTGATCATTATTAACCCTGTAGATTCTGTTGCTGTTGCAACTGCTGTTGAATCTGCTAATGCTTTAAATATTCCCGTCATTACGGTAGACCGTTCTTCTGAAGGTGGAGAAGTCGTATCGCATATCGCCTCTGATAACGTAGCTGGCGGAAAACTGGCAGGAGAATATATTACAAAGTTGGTTGGTGAAGGTGCCAAAGTCGTCGAGTTGGAAGGTGTCGCAGGTTCATCTGCTGCACGTGATCGTGGACAGGGGTTCAATGAAGCTGTAACAGGCATCTTAGACGTCGTTGCAAAGCAAACAGCGAACTTTAACCGTTCAGAGGGCTTAACAGTCATGGAGAATATCCTGCAGTCTAATCCGGATGTTACAGCAGTATTTGCACACAATGACGAAATGGCATTAGGTGCGCAGGAAGCAATTTCAGCTTCGGGTAAGAAAATTGTAGTAGTCGGCTTTGATGCAACAGACGATGCGGTGGCTGCTGTAAAAGCAGGAAATCTAGCTGCAACCGTTGCACAAAAACCTGATGAGATTGGAAAGATCGCGATGGAAACAGCGATTGCTTATTTAAACGGTGAAACGGTTGAAGAAGTTATTCCAGTCAATCTTGATTTAATTACAAAATAA
- a CDS encoding 30S ribosomal protein S18, producing MAPRRGGRKRRKVCYFTSNNITHIDYKDVDLLKKFISERGKILPRRVTGTSAKYQRKLTSAIKVSRIMALLPFVAEEK from the coding sequence ATGGCACCACGTCGCGGAGGCCGCAAACGCCGTAAAGTTTGCTACTTCACTTCAAATAACATTACGCACATCGACTACAAAGATGTAGATCTTTTAAAGAAATTCATCTCTGAGCGCGGTAAAATTTTACCACGTCGCGTAACTGGTACTTCTGCTAAATACCAACGTAAACTTACATCTGCAATCAAAGTTTCACGTATTATGGCATTATTACCATTCGTAGCTGAAGAAAAATAA
- a CDS encoding single-stranded DNA-binding protein, translating to MINRVVLVGRLTKDPELRYTPSGVPMARFTIAVNRTFSSQSGEREADFIGCIAWRKQAENLANFMRKGSLIGVEGRIQTGSFEGQDGKRVYTTDVVADSVQFLEPRGGANASQGAPSQQYGGGQNYGGQPSYNQPNQQFGGAQSQDSYGSYQQPAQNQQNYTRVDEDPFANSKGPIEVSEDDLPF from the coding sequence ATGATTAACCGTGTCGTATTAGTCGGAAGGCTTACAAAGGATCCAGAGCTTCGTTACACACCGAGTGGAGTTCCAATGGCACGTTTTACGATTGCCGTAAACCGTACATTTTCGAGCCAGTCGGGTGAACGCGAAGCAGATTTCATAGGCTGTATCGCCTGGAGAAAACAAGCTGAAAACTTAGCAAACTTCATGAGAAAAGGGAGTTTGATTGGTGTAGAGGGTCGTATTCAAACAGGTAGCTTTGAAGGACAAGATGGAAAGCGTGTGTATACAACAGATGTCGTTGCTGATTCAGTGCAGTTCTTAGAACCACGTGGAGGAGCTAATGCATCACAAGGTGCACCAAGCCAACAATACGGTGGAGGGCAAAATTATGGTGGTCAGCCATCTTATAATCAGCCTAACCAACAATTTGGAGGCGCGCAATCACAGGATTCTTACGGTTCTTATCAACAGCCAGCTCAAAATCAGCAAAACTATACACGTGTAGATGAAGATCCATTTGCAAACAGTAAAGGACCGATTGAAGTTTCTGAAGACGATTTACCGTTCTAA
- a CDS encoding 30S ribosomal protein S6 has translation MRKYELMYIIRPNIEEEAKKALVERFQEILTSNGAEITEAKDWGKRRLAYEINDFREGFYQIVKVNAGTEAINEYTRLANISEDIIRHIAVREEDK, from the coding sequence ATGAGAAAGTACGAATTAATGTACATCATCCGCCCAAACATTGAAGAAGAAGCGAAGAAAGCTTTAGTAGAGCGTTTCCAAGAAATCTTAACTTCAAATGGTGCAGAGATCACAGAAGCAAAAGATTGGGGTAAGCGTCGTTTAGCTTACGAAATCAATGACTTCCGCGAAGGTTTCTACCAAATCGTGAAAGTTAACGCTGGTACTGAAGCTATCAACGAATACACTCGTCTAGCTAACATCAGCGAAGACATCATCCGTCACATCGCAGTACGCGAAGAAGACAAATAA
- a CDS encoding GTP-binding protein YchF, translating into MALTAGIVGLPNVGKSTLFNAITKAGALAANYPFATIEPNVGSVTVPDERLDKLTELVVPKKTVPTTFEFTDIAGIVKGASTGEGLGNKFLAHIREVDAICQVVRCFEDENITHVSGTVNPIDDIEVINLELILADMESVDKRIARVAKMAKQKDKEAMVEEPILQKLKDVLEAEKPARAADLSDDEKKVIKGLHLLTIKPMLYVANVSEDEVADPSENKYVKMVQEYAAAEGAQVITVCAKIEEEISELEDDEKKEFLAELGIAESGLDQLIKASYSLLGLATYFTAGVQEVRAWTFRKGMKAPQCAGIIHTDFERGFIRAETVAYTDLVEYGSKPAAKEAGRVRAEGKEYVVQDGDVLEFLFNV; encoded by the coding sequence ATGGCATTAACAGCTGGTATTGTTGGTTTACCTAACGTAGGAAAATCGACTTTATTCAACGCAATTACAAAAGCAGGTGCACTTGCGGCTAACTATCCGTTCGCAACAATCGAACCGAATGTTGGCAGCGTAACTGTTCCGGATGAGCGTTTAGACAAATTAACAGAATTAGTAGTACCAAAGAAAACAGTTCCGACAACTTTTGAGTTTACTGATATCGCGGGTATCGTAAAAGGTGCTTCTACTGGTGAAGGTTTAGGAAACAAATTCCTTGCCCACATTCGTGAAGTGGATGCAATTTGCCAAGTTGTACGTTGTTTTGAAGATGAAAATATTACACACGTTTCAGGTACAGTAAATCCTATCGATGACATTGAAGTAATTAATTTAGAATTAATTTTAGCGGATATGGAATCAGTAGATAAACGTATTGCACGTGTAGCAAAAATGGCAAAGCAAAAAGATAAAGAAGCAATGGTAGAAGAGCCAATTCTTCAAAAGCTTAAAGACGTATTAGAAGCTGAAAAACCTGCTCGCGCGGCAGATCTATCAGATGACGAGAAAAAAGTGATCAAAGGTTTACATCTATTAACGATTAAACCAATGCTTTATGTTGCGAACGTTTCTGAGGACGAGGTAGCAGATCCATCTGAAAACAAGTATGTAAAAATGGTACAAGAATACGCAGCAGCTGAAGGCGCACAAGTAATTACTGTTTGCGCGAAAATTGAGGAAGAAATTTCTGAGTTGGAAGACGATGAGAAAAAAGAATTTTTAGCTGAATTAGGAATTGCTGAATCAGGATTAGACCAATTGATTAAAGCTTCGTACAGCCTATTAGGTTTGGCTACTTACTTTACAGCTGGTGTGCAGGAAGTTCGTGCATGGACATTCCGTAAAGGCATGAAAGCACCACAATGTGCTGGTATTATTCACACTGACTTTGAACGCGGCTTTATCCGTGCTGAAACAGTGGCATATACGGATTTAGTAGAATACGGTTCAAAGCCAGCTGCAAAAGAAGCAGGCCGAGTACGCGCTGAAGGTAAAGAGTATGTTGTACAAGACGGCGATGTATTAGAGTTCTTATTTAACGTATAA
- a CDS encoding mechanosensitive ion channel protein MscS — MEKDLKLDLEEFAETDIKGLAQYTTELWEYVTSTEFLVKIIAASAKILAIIVISYLVVFIGKKVIHRVFMLRVRNNERRQLTIVKLLQSVLSYLVYFSAIMGILSAMNIQIAGLLAGAGIASVAIAFGAQNLVKDVITGFFIILEDQFGVGDFVKINTAEGTVMEIGLRTTKVKGITGEQFIIPNGSIVDVINYSINNSKATINMQIPLDVNIEKVQMVIQSYLDTLPEKYEELVTAPVFLGVTNTTSTEATIGITLETLPLQQYSISRIIRKDVMDILTRNGIPLAVPKMMFYERNQGGE, encoded by the coding sequence TTGGAAAAAGATTTGAAATTAGATTTAGAGGAATTTGCTGAAACGGATATTAAAGGGCTCGCACAATATACGACAGAACTTTGGGAATACGTCACAAGTACGGAGTTTTTGGTAAAGATTATTGCAGCCAGCGCGAAGATTCTGGCGATTATCGTTATTTCGTATCTTGTCGTTTTTATCGGCAAGAAGGTCATTCACCGAGTGTTTATGCTGCGTGTAAGAAATAATGAGCGTCGACAGCTTACGATTGTAAAGCTGCTGCAAAGCGTATTGAGCTATTTAGTGTACTTCTCCGCCATTATGGGAATTTTATCGGCTATGAATATACAAATTGCCGGGTTACTGGCAGGGGCAGGTATTGCTTCTGTCGCCATTGCCTTTGGTGCGCAAAACTTAGTGAAGGATGTTATTACAGGATTTTTCATTATTTTAGAGGATCAGTTCGGTGTAGGGGATTTTGTAAAAATTAATACGGCAGAAGGTACTGTGATGGAGATTGGTCTTCGTACAACGAAAGTGAAAGGGATAACAGGAGAGCAATTTATTATTCCAAACGGCAGTATTGTAGATGTTATCAACTATTCTATCAACAACTCAAAAGCTACGATTAATATGCAAATTCCGCTTGATGTCAATATTGAAAAAGTTCAAATGGTTATACAAAGCTATCTGGATACATTACCGGAAAAGTATGAGGAGCTTGTCACTGCTCCGGTTTTTCTAGGTGTAACGAATACGACAAGCACAGAAGCGACAATTGGTATTACGCTGGAAACATTGCCTTTACAGCAGTATTCCATTTCCCGTATTATCCGAAAAGATGTAATGGATATCCTGACTCGTAACGGCATTCCTCTTGCTGTACCGAAAATGATGTTTTATGAGCGAAATCAGGGAGGAGAATAA
- a CDS encoding sporulation protein has product MTQACPQNYSVHYEQTSAVWELSEIFLKTIPFDHEELIFCCIGTDRSTGDALGPIIGSQLHQTFSFPFPVVGTLQAPLHALNIVERYEQLINEKEQPFIIAIDACLGESNAIGSILIQQGPLYPGKAVKKELPPIGNISVKGIVNVGGFMEAKVLQNTRLHVTYSMSDKIVRALVLAWQRHLLKRKNNRNEYPDHQNRWQQIGYTDFR; this is encoded by the coding sequence ATGACACAAGCCTGTCCTCAAAATTATAGTGTACATTACGAACAGACGAGCGCTGTTTGGGAGCTGAGCGAAATCTTTTTAAAAACGATTCCGTTTGATCATGAAGAACTTATTTTTTGCTGTATCGGTACAGACCGATCTACAGGAGATGCATTAGGCCCTATTATCGGCAGCCAGCTGCACCAAACTTTCTCATTTCCATTTCCGGTTGTTGGAACTTTGCAGGCACCACTTCATGCCCTCAATATTGTAGAGCGTTACGAGCAGTTGATTAATGAAAAAGAGCAACCTTTTATTATTGCCATTGATGCTTGTTTAGGTGAATCAAATGCGATTGGTTCTATTCTAATCCAACAGGGCCCTCTTTATCCCGGAAAGGCCGTGAAAAAAGAGTTGCCCCCTATCGGTAATATTTCTGTAAAAGGAATTGTTAACGTCGGAGGCTTTATGGAAGCTAAAGTATTACAAAATACGAGACTGCATGTTACGTATTCTATGAGTGATAAAATTGTTCGAGCACTTGTTTTGGCATGGCAGCGTCACTTACTGAAACGGAAAAATAATCGCAACGAGTATCCCGACCATCAAAATCGCTGGCAGCAAATTGGCTATACGGATTTTCGTTAA
- a CDS encoding chromosome partitioning protein ParB produces the protein MVKGLGKGIDALFREEAVHKEDQVQQIAVGKILANPFQPRKIFDETAIEELASSIHEHGIIQPIVVRKNGRKYEIVAGERRYRAAVSAGLTEVPVIVKDFNEQQMMEVAILENLQREDLTPIEEAEAYNSLIVKLNFTQDDLAKRLGKSRPHIANLIRLLQLPEDIRDLVNEGKLTMGHGRALLGLKNKRRIPEVAHKVIKDHLNVRQLEKYIQDLNEAVSRETKPTKKDIHTQATESQLRDYFGTQVQIKKAKNKGKIEIEFYSDDDLHRILEILNMEQQ, from the coding sequence ATGGTTAAAGGTTTAGGTAAAGGGATTGATGCGCTTTTTCGTGAAGAGGCCGTACATAAAGAAGACCAGGTACAGCAAATTGCAGTCGGGAAAATTTTAGCAAACCCATTTCAGCCACGTAAAATTTTTGATGAGACTGCAATCGAAGAATTAGCTAGCTCCATTCATGAACATGGTATTATTCAACCGATTGTCGTCCGTAAAAACGGAAGGAAATATGAAATTGTAGCAGGTGAACGCCGTTATCGTGCAGCGGTTAGTGCAGGTTTGACAGAAGTCCCTGTCATTGTAAAAGATTTTAACGAGCAGCAAATGATGGAAGTTGCTATTTTGGAAAACTTGCAACGCGAAGATTTAACACCAATTGAAGAAGCAGAAGCGTACAACAGTTTAATTGTGAAACTGAATTTTACACAAGATGATTTAGCGAAACGATTAGGAAAAAGTCGTCCACATATTGCCAACTTAATTCGTCTGTTGCAGTTACCGGAAGATATTCGGGACCTTGTCAACGAAGGAAAGCTTACAATGGGGCATGGGCGAGCATTGCTTGGTTTAAAAAATAAACGACGCATACCTGAAGTGGCTCATAAAGTTATAAAAGACCACCTTAATGTCCGTCAGTTGGAAAAGTATATTCAAGATTTAAATGAAGCTGTTTCACGTGAAACAAAGCCTACAAAAAAGGATATTCATACCCAGGCAACAGAATCTCAACTACGCGACTATTTTGGAACACAAGTACAAATCAAAAAAGCTAAGAACAAAGGTAAAATTGAAATCGAGTTTTATTCAGATGATGATTTGCATCGCATTTTGGAAATATTAAATATGGAACAACAATAA